Proteins encoded by one window of Capra hircus breed San Clemente chromosome 8, ASM170441v1, whole genome shotgun sequence:
- the FAM110C gene encoding protein FAM110C has protein sequence MRALDAPVSARLWSRDSGTPAAPDAAGPARRSAVERLAADRAKYVRGPPGAGPGPAGGGSSPEATGGQACVPGPGVRRAIARKPLRPDSLVIYRQKCEFARASGADSPRASLVKKLFQGPSKDKTPEPPGAARVGAEWGVRAQGPARAEPGPSTPPAPAGSVGTPPGVSAAPRGAELLGARRRGLQRSQSDLSSRYSASLAESDTFFRYCGLEPDVVEALGRENFSAESDRGALKVRSVSVATSDSGFSRRSGDDEGLQEEELAEQVPSATSVVERNARIIKWLYTCKKATQAPGQGPQGPA, from the coding sequence ATGCGCGCTCTGGACGCGCCCGTGAGCGCGCGGCTCTGGTCTCGAGACTCCGGGACCCCCGCGGCCCCGGACGCGGCTGGCCCGGCTCGCAGGAGCGCGGTGGAGAGGCTGGCGGCCGACCGCGCCAAGTACGTGCGCGGCCCGCCCGGGGCCGGCCCAGGCCCGGCTGGCGGGGGCAGCAGCCCCGAGGCGACCGGAGGGCAGGCGTGCGTCCCGGGGCCCGGGGTGCGCAGGGCTATAGCGCGGAAGCCGCTGAGGCCGGACTCGCTGGTCATCTACCGTCAGAAGTGCGAGTTCGCCCGCGCGTCGGGAGCCGACAGCCCCAGGGCAAGCCTGGTGAAGAAGCTCTTCCAGGGGCCGAGCAAGGACAAGACGCCCGAGCCTCCCGGCGCTGCCCGGGTGGGAGCGGAGTGGGGGGTCAGGGCCCAGGGGCCCGCCCGGGCCGAGCCTGGCCCCTCCACGCCCCCCGCGCCCGCCGGGTCCGTCGGGACGCCCCCCGGGGTCTCGGCTGCGCCCCGCGGCGCGGAGCTGCTGGGGGCGAGGCGCCGGGGGCTGCAGCGCTCGCAGTCGGACCTCAGCTCGCGCTACTCCGCGTCCTTGGCCGAATCGGACACTTTCTTCCGGTACTGCGGCCTGGAGCCCGACGTGGTGGAGGCGCTCGGGCGGGAGAACTTCTCGGCCGAGTCGGACCGCGGCGCCCTCAAGGTCCGCAGCGTGAGCGTGGCCACCTCCGACAGCGGCTTCTCCCGGCGCAGCGGGGACGACGAGGGGCTGCAGGAGGAGGAGCTGGCGGAGCAGGTGCCCAGCGCCACCTCGGTGGTCGAGAGGAACGCGCGCATCATCAAGTGGCTGTACACCTGCAAGAAGGCCACGCAGGCGCCCGGCCAGGGGCCGCAGGGCCCCGCCTGA